The genomic stretch CGGGAGGCGGCGTCCATCCCGCGCGAACCGCTCGGGACCTGCCGGGTGGCGAGCATCAAACTCAAGAAGAGCACGCTGACGCCCCGCGGCTCGATCTACGAGGATCTCGCGGAGGTCGCGCTGTGACCCGGTGCCCCTGCGAGGAGGAGGTGCTTGAGCGGATCCGCCCCACGCCCGAAGAGCGGACCTATATCCGTGCAATGGGAGAGCGGCTGATCGAGGCGGTGGAGCGTTCGGGGAAGGCGAAGGCGATGATGGTCGGTTCGGTCGCCCGCGATACCTTCGTCCGGGGCGACCGGGATCTCGATATATTCATGCTCTTCGACCCCGCCCTCTCCCGGGAGGAACTGCAGGAGCAGGGGCTCGCCCTCGCGCACCGGATCGCGGAGGAGTTCGGCGCGACCTGGCGGGAGAAGTACGCGGAGCACCCCTACGTCAACGCGACGATCGACTCGCTCGATATCGATCTCGTCCCCTGCTACGCCGTTGCGAGCGCCACCGAGATCAAGAGCGCCGTGGACCGGACACCGTTTCACACCCGCTACATCCTCGCGCACATAGACGACTACGCCGACGACGTCCTCCTTGCGAAGCAGTTCGCGAAGGCAGGCGGGGTCTACGGCTCGGACCATATGACCGAGGGGTTTTCCGGCTACCTCTGCGAGATCCTGACGATCCGTTACGGGGGGTTCCACCCGCTTCTCGAGGCCGCCGCCTGCTGGAGGCCCGGGGAGGTGATCGATATCGAGGAGCACGGGACGAAGGAGTTCGAGGACCCGCTCGTCGTCATCGATCCGGTCGATCCGGAGCGGAACGTGGCGGCGGCGCTCTCGCTCTCGCGGATGTTCGAGTTCGCGGAGCTCGCCCGCGGCTACCTCGCCGGGCCGTCGGAGGCGTTCTTCTGCCGGTCGCCGTCGCCGCCGCTCACCCGGGAGGTCTTCGCCCGTCTCCTCTCTCTGCGGGGGACGCACCTCTTCTCCATCACGTTTGCAACGCCGGACTACACCCCCGACACGGTGGTCCCCCAGCTCCGCAAGTCCGCCGAGTCGATCCGGGAACTCCTGGAGCGAAGCGGGTTTCCGGCCAACCGCATCGATGTCTGCATGGGAAAAGAGCGGTGCATGCTCGTCTTCGAGCTGATGGCTGCGGAGGCCCCGGCGATGCGCCGGCACATCGGCCCGCCGCTCTCGTCGCGGGAGAACGCGGAGAAGTTTCTCGCGAAGTACGTCGGTGAGGAAGTCTTCGCCGGCCCCTACGTCGAGGACGGCCGCTACGTCGTGGAGGTCGCCCGCCCGTTCACCCGGGCCGGCGACCTTCTCCGGTCGAAGACCCTCTTTGAGGTCGCGCTCGGCAAGCATGTCTACCGCTCGATGAAGCAGGGCTGGACAGTGAAGGCCGGTGCCGAGTGCTGGGACGAGGAGTTTTCCGGGTTCCTCTCGGAGTTCCTGGAGCGATCGTCGCCGCTTGCGAGGATCAAGAGGATGACGGGAAGGTAGAGGGGTCCGGCCCACCGGGTGACGGTTGGAAAGTCCTGCCCGGCCTGTGTCGTTCGCCAGGTTCCTCGTCCCGGCGCCGCGGTCGGCCCGGACTTCCGATACCCTTGCCGTTCTTTGTCGGGGGTCTCTCCCGAGACCGGCACCCGGATAGGCATGTCCGGGGTGAGCCGGCTAAAGATGCTCCCAGATCATGGCATAGATGGTGCCGATGAGGGGAAACCCTACAATTCCGAAGAGGAGGTCTTCGAGGTAGAACCCGGTCGGGTAGTCCATCGACGTGACGGTGATGAAGACGCTCGGTA from Methanoculleus chikugoensis encodes the following:
- the cca gene encoding CCA tRNA nucleotidyltransferase; translated protein: MTRCPCEEEVLERIRPTPEERTYIRAMGERLIEAVERSGKAKAMMVGSVARDTFVRGDRDLDIFMLFDPALSREELQEQGLALAHRIAEEFGATWREKYAEHPYVNATIDSLDIDLVPCYAVASATEIKSAVDRTPFHTRYILAHIDDYADDVLLAKQFAKAGGVYGSDHMTEGFSGYLCEILTIRYGGFHPLLEAAACWRPGEVIDIEEHGTKEFEDPLVVIDPVDPERNVAAALSLSRMFEFAELARGYLAGPSEAFFCRSPSPPLTREVFARLLSLRGTHLFSITFATPDYTPDTVVPQLRKSAESIRELLERSGFPANRIDVCMGKERCMLVFELMAAEAPAMRRHIGPPLSSRENAEKFLAKYVGEEVFAGPYVEDGRYVVEVARPFTRAGDLLRSKTLFEVALGKHVYRSMKQGWTVKAGAECWDEEFSGFLSEFLERSSPLARIKRMTGR